The segment GATTTTACAGCAACCGTTCTGATACTTTAGTTTTACAAAGTGCAGTAGCTGATGATTGTTTTAGAGATATCATCAGTATATTAACTAGTAAAGGAGCAAACAGCTCCATTGCTGGTCTGTGCTCTGTGAAGTCGTCAAATCTAACTGGTGGGTCTTGCCCTGTGAAGGACATTGGTACTTTCGAAAAAATTGTGAATACAAGCAAGTTGTTGGAGTCTTGTAGCACGGTCGATTCTCTTAAAGAATGTTGTAGGCCTGTTTGTCAGCCTGCAATTTCGGAGGCTGCTCTTCTGATTTCAGGGATCAAGACGGCTCTTGGTGGTAAGAACATAGTTGGAGTACCAAATGAAATTGATACACTTAGCGACTGTAAAGGAGTGGTCTACTCATGGATTGCAAGAAAACTACAATTTGATGATGCCAATTCTGCATTCCGGTTATTGTCTTCCTGCAAAGTTAATAAGGGTTAGTTTTTGTCACATCTATTCCTGAATGTGTTTGTGAGGTTTTTATTATTCTCAAAGAActtgtttttcttgttttttactATGCGACTCGATATTGGAATTCCTGAAAATTATTGTGGTGAAACCGATACTAAtctcatatttatgtttttgtcAATGCTgtgttgctttttttttttttttttgggttggtggtggtggtggattTGATTTTGGCCAACTCTAATGGATGCTGAcatagagaattttttttaattgtcgaAGGGGTTAAGAGTAGCTGCCCATGACCAGTAATTGTTAATGGAGCAAGTTTGCCTCAGGTATCTTGGATGTCCCTTGCAATACATCCAACTTCTACCCAACTCTTTATGCAAGGGACATTGCAAAATACATACTTGAGGCGAGGATTTATGTAGTACTTGTTCCTTTATCGGTTGTTGAATCTTGGTTTGCCTGCTTGTTGGCTTGCTGGTTTGTTTGATGCGAATTCTTCTAGTCTCTCCTTGGTCGTGATCTTCTCTCTTCATCCTTTCCGGTAGCCTTGATTTTTTATTGAAGAGCACCTTATCTTCATCTTCTATAGAAAGATTTGATAATGACTTCTCCAACTATTCTTCATTTGCCAACAAGTTTTCCAATTAAGATAAGGTTGGTTCTGTGATCCACCTGTGTGTGGCTACCACTATGCCTTAATACTTAAGCCTCAAACCATGGACAAACTACTTTATCCTTGTGTGTATGATCGCGATTTCTGGATAATATTGATATTTCATCACATACCGATTTAACCGTTGGAAAGTATTAACTTATTTTCATGTTCTGTTGCAAGATTAATGGAAACTCATTCTGAAATCTTGTTATGTCACAtcttttttctttgtaaaaatCATTGCCAATGTGTCCCAAGCTTATTTGGGTGTCTTGGTGTTTCTAATCCATTGTAAGAACTCATATTCAACTGTTCCAGTTAGAGCATACATAGCCTTTTCAGCTTTGTCTTTCCACATTTTTGTTGCGTCAACATCAGTTGGTGATGTAGTGTTTGAGCTACCAACAGTATCCCATAGTTCTTGGCAACTAATAGGAAAGCAGTGCAGAACTGTACACGAGGTATATATTACAAATGAGAAGGATAATCAGTTAGCGACATTATCCCCGTTTAGTAGTGTGTTGACTTGGACATTTTTTTAAAGCTAGTTGTACCTGTGTACAATACCttctacaacaacaacaataacagtgTGTTGACTTGGACATTTTTTAAAAGCTAGTTGTACCTGTGTAGAATACCttctacaacaacaacaataacaaacatgCCCTAGAGCAGAACAAGTTAGGGTAGGCTTACGCCAGTGGTGTTTTACCATACCTTCTAGCATATATCAGCTGTGGTTATGGGCATATCTTTAAGCAGTTCTCATCTGGGTTGCAGTGTGTCCCCTGGAATTCAAGCAGCCATTAGAAGTGGTCAATGCGTGCAGAAATTTAGCCGCTCCAAGCCCTTCGTGTTGTAGCTCATTAAATGCCTATATTTCTGGGATACAGAAGCAGATGTTGATTACAAATCGACAAGCAATTATATGTGCTGCGGCATTTGGTTTTATGTTACAGAAGGCCGGGGTCATGACGAATGTTTACGAGCTTTGTGATGTTGACCTGAAAGACTTCAGTCTCCAGGGTGATTGttcattttttacatttttttttcaatctcttGTTGATTTCTGTTATTTTATCTGATGTTTGCTTTCTTTGTGATTGACATCTGTTTGCAATGGAGCAGCATACGGGCAAGAAGGTACTGATTCTCCTTGTCATTTTGTAGTTTTTTGGTTCTCTGATAAGTGGTCAAGAAATACTGATCTGTTTTCCCCCCTCTAGcataaaatattcaatttaataaatttccATGCGTAGATATTTGGAAAATAAGTTGTTATGATCCCCAAAAACTCCGAACTGTGTTACAACCGAACATAGTTCCCAAAGAACTTAGaacttttaaatttgaattgggAATTGTAGTTTTTGTTACTGTTGCAGGACTCCCCTTTTCCATCTACCATAatgttataaataaattttttgtctCCCACTATAGCTATTACCTCTTCCAACAGCCCTGTAACAGTTTCTTTTACATATTAGTATACAGTTAGTTTCGTTGGACTGTAAGTTGATATGAGTTTCTTTTCCCAGTTTCTCTTTAAACTGAATGTGTACTTCCACACCTTTAGTGATGAGAATATGAGTAATTGCTCAACTGTATCGTATAAGTATCACAGGACTTTAGAATGGGTTCCCTACAAGTACCTTAGTGATCATCACAAGCAGGGGTGAGTCCGGGATATCAAGATGATGGGTGTACCATTACTGAGAGGtggattaaatttatatttgacgTGTTTAGCCTTGAATCTGTAGCACTTCcgtaattatattataattttcttgatGCAAATTTAGTGATTTTTAACATAAATACCTGTACCCTATGTCCAAAATGTTGAGATTAGTTGAACCCGTTATGATACATCCTCCACTTTTACAGTAAAATACTAAAATGTAGACATCATTATGTAAGATTTAGCTGTTGGGACAT is part of the Solanum pennellii chromosome 8, SPENNV200 genome and harbors:
- the LOC107028523 gene encoding uncharacterized GPI-anchored protein At1g61900-like isoform X1; protein product: MAYAKTATRLKGSFIHQLVVIAICLTSYQNVVALHVPHKTTQTSSTSELATPPRSGIFEPIEIPPAVIPHYPFPGKSLPPMYPSFPKTYDPVLTGRCPVNFSVISSITEKTASDCTRSLSTIVGNVICCPQFNSLLHIFQGFYSNRSDTLVLQSAVADDCFRDIISILTSKGANSSIAGLCSVKSSNLTGGSCPVKDIGTFEKIVNTSKLLESCSTVDSLKECCRPVCQPAISEAALLISGIKTALGGKNIVGVPNEIDTLSDCKGVVYSWIARKLQFDDANSAFRLLSSCKVNKVCPLEFKQPLEVVNACRNLAAPSPSCCSSLNAYISGIQKQMLITNRQAIICAAAFGFMLQKAGVMTNVYELCDVDLKDFSLQAYGQEEGCLLRSYPADLVYDNSTGFSFTCDLNDNIAAPWPSSSAATSLTLCAPEMSLPALPTSEILGNYSCPRGGADLLVPILLFFVSILF
- the LOC107028523 gene encoding uncharacterized GPI-anchored protein At1g61900-like isoform X2, which gives rise to MAYAKTATRLKGSFIHQLVVIAICLTSYQNVVALHVPHKTTQTSSTSELATPPRSGIFEPIEIPPAVIPHYPFPGKSLPPMYPSFPKTYDPVLTGRCPVNFSVISSITEKTASDCTRSLSTIVGNVICCPQFNSLLHIFQGFYSNRSDTLVLQSAVADDCFRDIISILTSKGANSSIAGLCSVKSSNLTGGSCPVKDIGTFEKIVNTSKLLESCSTVDSLKECCRPVCQPAISEAALLISGIKTALGGKNIVGVPNEIDTLSDCKGVVYSWIARKLQFDDANSAFRLLSSCKVNKVCPLEFKQPLEVVNACRNLAAPSPSCCSSLNAYISGIQKQMLITNRQAIICAAAFGFMLQKAGVMTNVYELCDVDLKDFSLQAYGQEGCLLRSYPADLVYDNSTGFSFTCDLNDNIAAPWPSSSAATSLTLCAPEMSLPALPTSEILGNYSCPRGGADLLVPILLFFVSILF